A stretch of the Uranotaenia lowii strain MFRU-FL chromosome 3, ASM2978415v1, whole genome shotgun sequence genome encodes the following:
- the LOC129753075 gene encoding uncharacterized protein LOC129753075: MKELIDGTPVSVELHPTRNQCQCVVSCREVADLDEIDICKALQDQNVTKVHRFTRKVEGKTVPTHTMVLTIRDTVPPNYVWFGYLRVATRPYYPRPMQCFLCGKFGHTKVRCPNQPICPTCGENEIHQKCPNPAHCVNCLGDHPTINRECPNFQHEQNIIRLRVDLGISHPDAVKQYRSRLNAATNSKLQLRLDNAKSTTPAEETRIKSLEKQIAILLEKNAQLQARILEIEKRNSISEDSDTTLTDTNSEASMDIEDHSPSVNSTPKRGRGSESPDQTSPVRNTKTRKSTQPNPPRYDTKTSSRTPPGIDHSRPIPPSTKG, encoded by the coding sequence ATGAAAGAGCTAATCGACGGCACTCCGGTCTCCGTCGAGCTTCATCCTACAAGAAACCAGTGTCAGTGTGTAGTTTCCTGTCGTGAGGTCGCGGATCTCGACGAAATCGATATCTGCAAAGCTCTTCAAGACCAAAATGTGACCAAGGTTCATCGCTTCACTAGGAAGGTCGAAGGTAAAACTGTCCCCACGCATACGATGGTGCTCACTATCCGAGATACAGTTCCCCCGAATTACGTCTGGTTTGGCTACCTACGTGTTGCTACCAGGCCTTACTACCCTCGTCCCATGCAGTGCTTTCTGTGTGGGAAGTTTGGTCACACCAAAGTTCGATGCCCCAATCAACCCATCTGCCCAACCTGTGGCGAAAACGAAATCCACCAAAAGTGTCCGAATCCCGCCCACTGTGTCAACTGCCTAGGCGACCATCCTACTATCAACCGGGAATGTCCCAACTTCCAACACGAACAGAACATCATCCGCCTACGTGTGGACCTGGGTATTTCCCATCCCGATGCTGTCAAGCAGTATCGATCCCGCCTTAATGCAGCCACCAACTCAAAACTCCAGCTTCGCCTCGATAACGCCAAATCGACAACCCCTGCCGAAGAAACCAGGATCAAATCACTCGAGAAGCAGATTGCTATCCTCCTCGAGAAAAACGCCCAACTCCAAGCCCGAATCCTCGAGATCGAGAAGCGAAACAGCATCAGCGAAGACTCGGACACCACTCTAACCGACACCAACAGCGAAGCTTCGATGGACATCGAAGACCACTCCCCAAGCGTCAACTCTACCCCAAAGCGTGGCCGAGGCTCTGAATCCCCCGACCAAACTTCACCAGTGAGAAATACCAAAACCAGAAAATCTACTCAACCCAACCCCCCGAGGTACGACACCAAAACCAGTTCTCGCACCCCCCCAGGTATCGATCATAGCCGCCCCATCCCTCCCTCAACCAAAGGGTAA
- the LOC129757708 gene encoding uncharacterized protein LOC129757708, protein MFSPAFPRQMVFPILLTLVILLELGQCCSNETIASSSSSSSSAEEPHSRAKRFLSFVVNGGVAKIILGGIYPVFFHHKLKRSLNAAVNVQANYVIPETIIWPVAEDVFKERLNNEFVDNSRVQLYKVLESMLDSWGRKGRTCVLRTICEVAETPVSHNGMFGEILDVIFTPTESDKMDEEYRLARKYGLHGVNCSGVYSKCPSGHGLLDLISTVDLFNFNL, encoded by the exons ATGTTTTCTCCAGCTTTTCCCCGGCAAATGGTTTTCCCGATTTTGCTTACATTGGTTATACTGTTAGAACTCGGGCAATGTTGTTCCAATGAAACGATtgcctcatcatcatcatcgtcgtcatcgGCTGAAGAGCCCCACTCCAGAGCCAAGAGGTTCCTGAGCTTTGTCGTCAATGGCGGGGTGGCCAAGATTATTCTCGGTGGCATCTATCCGGTGTTCTTCCATCATAAGCTGAAGCGCAGTTTGAATGCGGCCGTCAATGTGCAGGCCAACTACGTCATTCCGGAGACCATCATCTGGCCGGTGGCCGAGGACGTCTTCAAAGAGCGGCTCAATAACGAGTTCGTGGACAACAGCCGGGTGCAGCTGTACAAGGTGCTGGAATCGATGCTGGACAGCTGGGGTCGGAAGGGAAGAACCTGTGTGCTCAGGACGATCTGCGAAGTGGCGGAAACCCCCGTGAGTCACAACGGGATGTTTGGGGAAATTTTGGATGTGATTTTTAC ACCAACAGAATCGGACAAAATGGATGAGGAATATCGGCTGGCCAGGAAATATGGTCTTCATGGCGTCAACTGTTCCGGCGTGTACAGCAAATGTCCCTCGGGGCATGGGTTGTTGGATCTGATTTCGACGgttgatttatttaatttcaatttatag